The DNA region CAGTCAATGAAGCTGGTGGTGcctctccaaaaaaaaaatttgtaaaagaTGCCTCTgcgaaaaaaaaaattctaaaatgcTCATGGCAGTGAGGAGTGAGGCAAAACAAAGTGTGAGAAACAATCCTGTGAACAGCAAATCACCGAAGGAGAGGGGAGTGCTCCAGGTGACAGAGCAGATATTCCCCTGCTGTCCTTGGAAGAGACAAGGTGGAGCAAGGATTTGCATTTGAGGGATTTGCATTTGCAGGGATTTGCGTTTGCATTTGAGCTCTGCCCAAATCTGCAGGACCACAGTGAGAcggaaaggaaaaattacattgTCACGTGTTGGGAAAGatgaaagtttgacaagaaagtTTAACAAATATGTATGCTTGCCAGAAAGCTCTCTGAATGTAGAACCTGAGAACGAAATAGAGatggaagcaagttttgatataGAAGAATAATAGATGTCCAAATTGAGGTTTGCTGAGCAAAGGTTATGTTATCATTTCTCGTGTCTTtaccctggcaggcagctctgctgcattgCACGGCCACAgatgagcacagccctgggaccGGGTCAGCTGAGAGTGtggcaataaataaaataagggATGGGTGGGACTGCAGTGCCCgaaaatcaaaggaaataataaaggaaaataaagggggaaataaagggaaatattttccttgtagtaaaagaaaaatacaagggCCACTAACAATAAATACCCAACAAAACCGTCAGCTGcacactgcagggagctgctccagaagACAATGCAATGAGGCAAACTCAAACTTATCTAGAGGGCAGGGAACCAATgaacaaagagaaacagaaaccatACCTTATCTACAACACAAGGCTATCCAATCAGAAAGCAGGGCTCATGACATAACCTTCTATGGAATAGCTTAATCTGCATAACTGCTCCCATCATTCCTTTCTTCTCACCCTAAGgtgtttatactttttgggGCCTGAGGCTGTAGAGCGTCCTTGAATTTCAGGCCTGGAGGGATTGCTTTGTCTGCACGAAATGTGAAGACAGATAACACTGTATATGGAGTTTAGAGTTCTACACTAATGCAGcacaggatttgaaaaatataaaagtaaacTCCTAAGGCATCATGGCACACACTGACTACAATAATGCAACTGTTCCTCACACAAGTGACCAGGCTTGTCTCTGCAATACTGCTTTGGCCTCAGCCATATTTGACATTTTCTATCCCATCACCACAGCACAAGGCCACCTCCTGGAACAGTCACCTCTGATCAGCTGATCCAGTGGGAGAAAGCTTCCAGTTCAACCCACAGGCATTTTACAGGTGTAAAGAAAAGGCTTCACCTGGGCTTCAAGGAGATTGAAGGGGAGACAGGGTGTTAAACAGGCTGGCTGGTCTTCAGTCTGTCTAAGCATCCTAAGAGGGTTTCAGGTTGGTATTAGAAACCCACGTGATCTCCCCTTGCATGTGGAGGTGCCTCTGTTTCTGAAGGGCTGGATAAATGTTCTGTACAGGCTGTACCTGCTGGCTGGACTGCAAGGGGCTGATGGAGACAAGGGGAGCATTTGGGCACTGAGACCTGGCCTGCATGTCCCGCCTGTGCCCGGGTTCTCCCAGAGTGTCATCTCCTCATTCTCACACCCAGGGTTTGCCTCCAGCTGCCAAGAAGGCTGCAGACACAGGAGAGTTTGAACATGCTTTTATTGATggccagaagcagagctggagcagcagtgggaggaggGGAGCAATGGGAAGCTGGGTGTGCTTGGGAGCTGCATTTGTACCTTGCCATGGAGACTCTCCTCAGTGCCAAAGCCTGTGCCTGCACCACAGGGGCTTCTCTGActcccctccagctgcccctgggAGCTTCTGAGCACCAGCAGGTGTTGGATGCATTGTGCAGAAGGGGCACTGAGCATTTCAGCCAGAGGATGGAGAGCCAGGAATATCTTGGAGTGCAAACCTCCTCAGCTGCTCACGTATCCAGGGCTCAAAGTGTGAGATCCTGGTGAATACCTCAGGGAAGAGGCAGTCTCCATATCCATGAGAAACAATGCCATGAGCCTTCTTGTTGCAGACTAATGGGCCTCCAGAATCACCCTGTGTCATGAAAGGAGTGAGAGGGGTCAGACATGCgacagctcagctctccctgccttAAGGAGCAagtttcctcttccctccctccatgTGAAGAAGCTCCTCTTCCAagcacctccctccctccagacCCAGCTCTCAGCGTTTGTAGCTGCCTCACTACTCCTCAAAGCCCACCCATGGAACAATTCAGGCCTGGAGGTTCTCTGAAATTCAAATACTCAAAAAGAATATTGATCTACTTTAGACATGGGGAAACATCTAAGCCATCCTAGCAAGCATATCACAAGGATCTTGCACACCAAAGCACTGGTTAGGCTGGGTAGATCATCCCCTAGTAAGTAAAAAAGCAAATGTTGCTGATACTTAGGAAAATGCACCCCACTTAAGGGAGCACATCAGAGCTTCAGAGCATCTGTGAGGAGCCTCAGCTCATCATTCTGAAGGTCCTGGTGCATTCTGGTCTCCTTTTGCTTTCACCGGAGAACCAAGCTGACTGTCCTGTCCCAACCTCCACCCAAGCTTGCAGTTTAAAAGAACACTTACCTTGGAAGTTGCCTTTTTACTGCATTCATCACCAACACAGAGCATAGACTGATGCTGGAAGTTACTGGAGCGCTGCTGAcatatttcctctttttgcaCCTTCAGTTCTACCTCCATCAACACATTAGATTTGTGCCCTTTCATGGATGTCCAGCCCCAACCACTCACATTACATAAAGCTCCTTCTCTcacactttctttttcatcagGAATGGGGATAATCTGCACATTCTTATTGATCCGGGCGTTTTTCTCCAGCTGTCAGGCAGAGAGAACACGGGGTAGGAGCCAGTCAAGGATTAGGAGCAAGTTCAGAGTTTGGGGAGGTGAGCAGGGGGAGATCCCTCAGGCAGGAAGGATGGGTTGGGCCATACCTTCAGCAGCACAATGTCATTTTTCAAGCCAACACGGGAATATTTGGGATGCACGACCCAGTGTCCAACACGGATCTTCTGCTGGCTCCATTCCCAGAGCCTTATATTGTGGGCTCCCAGAGTCACAGTGACCCTCACTCTCCTGCCAGGAAACACCAACACATTCCAGCTGCATTGGCCAGAGGGGCTGTGttcccccagggcagggggttgGAGGGAGGTGGTGGTTTGAGAAacctccccagagcagctctcagcaagCTGTCCTCTCTCACCTGGGTTCcttgcagagcccagctgaggaTCCCTCACCCCACActgacacagctgggagctgccccggGCTGAGGACAAAGGGAAGCAGGCCAGGGGAGACACTGGaccccttctccagcagcagctctcagccatGGGAGGAACCAtgaccctgcagagccctgtgagCATTCCTGTCCCCAAGGACACTCAGCCCCTGGCAGACAATTCCTGCACTCACAGAGGGGAGCTCAGCTCCAGagatccctgctctgcctcgAGAGACACGGGGCACTGTTCCAGCCCAGACCAGGGCTGGGGCCCTCTGCGACTGTGTGAGACTGGAAAAAATCTCCTGTGCAAGAACAATGGAGTCTTACCCTTCTTTATCCACACAGTGAGCTGCTGAGAGCACGGCGTCTGGGCGAATCAGGAACCCTCCACAGTAACTAGTTTGTGATCctctttgaatttttaaatgagcCATGTACGGTCTGGAGTGGGGCTTCACTTTCTGACCATCAATGATCCTTCCTGGAAGAGAGATGGGAAATGTTAATAGGAATGTTAAGTATAAATGTTAATAGCAATGTTAAGGTGCTGCTGTTTCCTGTCAAGTTTGGAGCTGCAAGAAAGGAAAGGGTCATCCTCTAATGCCATGTGCCAGTGATCCCAACaactctccttccttcctggggCTGTCCAAAGGCAATGCTGGGGCACAGTGGAGAGAAAGACAAGCAGCACTGTCTGGGGTCTGAGCACCCTGGCTCTGGATGACTCAAATGCCACCAAGGGCACAGCTCTAGTGCCTCTAATGCCTCACTGCTTTCAggcccaggctgagctgggagatgagaggagagaggaaagacGGAGAGTAGAgacaggagagaaggagaggcaggagcctTGCCTGAGATTGACTACTCAGAGTCCATCTGTGCCCTTGCATGTTCCTGTCTAAGTCCCATCTCTGTGTActcaccagccccagcccagggcagaaggACAAAAGCATTTGtgagcagaaggagcagcagcatctcccaccAGTGCTGATGAGACAAAGCCATAGCTGTCGCCAGGCAGGAGACAGGTACAGAATGGCAGGTAGAGAAAGGAAGCCTCTATATATGTCATGTGGAGCTGACACAGGAAACCTCAGCCTGCCTGTGGCCGTGTCATTTATTGTTTTTGTTCTCACAACTCCAAACTCTGGCTTGGTGAGGAGCTCATGACACATTCTCAGTGGTTTCGTTACAATCTTCTCAAGAAGCTGGAGAGATCGGGGCTGGTTCAGAGCACCCACAGTGCACAGGAAGAGGAATGGGGTGTTTGTTGAGTGCATCTCCCATCAGAGACCTTTGGAGAGAGCCCCTGGGACCCTGCATGTGGGCTGATTccatctggattttttttgttgttttttgtttccccctCGTCTTCTGATAGTAATGGGGAGAGCTGGCCAGGGCCAGGCAAAGTTCCTCTTTTTTATCAAGGGTCTGACTGCCATCACAGAAATCAGAAACCAGCAGTCCTTGCAAAATGAGAAACCACCAGTCAGAGTCTCTAAGGGACAATGCCAGTGGGAGCCTCATGATCTCAGCTCTGGTTTTCTAGGAAATCTGTCACGTCCATGGTGATGAGGAAGTCTGAGGTCCTGCTGGGAAGTCATTCTGTGAGCCCAGTCCAGAGCAGCAGGTGCCCTGGTGTCCTGATGTTGTGGTGTGTTATATGGTTTCATGCATTAACTGAGTTTGTATTGGTATGTCCTGTAAAGCCCCTGTTATATCCCCCTGTTATATCCCCCTGTTATGGTTCTGCCCCAGTTCTGCCCGTCCTCGTGTTGTATGTCAatctccctgcctcctcccctgTTGTTATAGTGTTTGTTCAGTCACTCACCTGATCCCTCCCTGGCCCTCTGTCCATCACTCGGTGACCCTTCCCCATTTTCTGGAAGCTTCTACCCTGCCATCAGTTGGTTGGTTCAGAGGCCAGGGCCACTCCTCCAAGTCGATCCCATTGTCCCTTTCAATGTCAATCCCCTATTTTCCCCACGCCTCCCTGCTACCCTATTGGCCAAGGAACAGACCCCGCCCCAGTGTCCTCCAACTTTATAATCCCCTGCGCATTCAGTGTCTTAGACTGGTTGGGTTACCTGGATAGCAGTAAATCTGGATTTGCCCCCAGCCAGAGTCCGCTCTCTTTCTTCTGCCTTCGCTGCCACTGCAAGTCCCACCCGCAAAGGCGAGAGCCTTAGGCGCCCTCCAGACCACACAGGATTCTGGAGAGGGCCCCtggtgtccctctgctctgtgtccaAGGAGCAGGCTTGCGGCGACTAACTCTGACAGGGCTAGCACTGGGGACGCTCTCCAGAGTCCTAGGTGGCCACAATTGTCTGCCAAAGGCAATGAGGTTCTACAAAgagtatagtataatataatgtaGTAACAATAAAGTGATTAATCAGCCTTCTGCAGTCATGGAGTCACTGCTAATGATTTCCTGTTCAGGGGACCATGGCTGTGATAATGCAGCTGTTCCTCACACAAGTGACCAGGCTTGTCTCTGCAATGCTGCTTTGGCCTCAGCCATATTTGACATTTTCTATCCCATCACCCCAGCACAAGGGCACCTCCTGGAACAGTCACCTCTGATCAGCTGATCCAGTGGGAGAAAGCTTCCAGTTCAACCCACAGGCATTTTACAGGTGTAAAGAAAAGGCTTCACCTGGGCTTCAAGGAGATTGAAGGGGAGACAGGGTGTTCAACAGGCTGGCTGGTCTTCAGTCTGTCTAAGCATCCTAAGAGGGTTTCAGGTTGGTACCAGAAACCCACGTGATCTCCCCTTGCATGTGGAGATGCCTCTGTTTCTGAAGGGCTGGATAAATGTTCTGTACAGGCTGTACCTGCTGGCTGGACTGCAAGGGGCTGATGGAGACAAGGGGAGCATTTGGGCACTGAGACCTGGCCTGCATGTCCCACCTGTGCCCAGGTTCTCCCAGAGTGTCATCTCCTCATTCTCACACCCAGAGCTTGCCTCCAGCTGCCAAGAAGGCTGCAGACACAGGAGAGTTTGAACATGCTTTTATTGATggccagaagcagagctggagcagcagtgggaggaggGGAGCAATGGGAAGCTGGGTGTGCTTGGGAGCTGCATTTGTACCTTGCCATGGAGACTCTCCTCAGTGCCAAAGCCTGTGCCTGCACCACAGGGGCTTCTCTGActcccctccagctgcccctgggAGCTTCTGAGCACCAGCAGGTGTTGGATGCATTGTGCAGAAGGGGCACTGAGCATTTCAGCCAGAGGATGGAGAGCCAGGAATATCTTGGAGTGCAAACCTCCTCAGCTGCTCACGTATCCAGGGCTCAAAGTATGAGATCTTGGTGAATACACTTGGGAAGAGGTTGCGTTCACGTGCATGGGAAACAATGCCATGAGCCTTCCTGTTGCAGACTAATGGGCCTCCAGAATCACCCTGTGTCATGAGAGGAGTGAGAGGGGTCAGACatgccacagctcagctctccctgccttAAGGAGCAagtttcctcttccctccctccatgTGAAGAAGCTCCTCTTCCAagcacctccctccctccagacCCAGCTCTCAGCGTTTGTAGCTGCCTCACTACTCCTTCTAAGCCCACCCATGGAACAATTCAGGCCTGGAGGCTCTCCGAGATTCAAAAACTCAAAGACATATTGACCTCCTTTAGACATGAAGAATTA from Motacilla alba alba isolate MOTALB_02 chromosome 27, Motacilla_alba_V1.0_pri, whole genome shotgun sequence includes:
- the LOC119712020 gene encoding cathepsin G-like gives rise to the protein MALSHQHWWEMLLLLLLTNAFVLLPWAGAGRIIDGQKVKPHSRPYMAHLKIQRGSQTSYCGGFLIRPDAVLSAAHCVDKEGVRVTVTLGAHNIRLWEWSQQKIRVGHWVVHPKYSRVGLKNDIVLLKLEKNARINKNVQIIPIPDEKESVREGALCNVSGWGWTSMKGHKSNVLMEVELKVQKEEICQQRSSNFQHQSMLCVGDECSKKATSKGDSGGPLVCNKKAHGIVSHGYGDCLFPEVFTRISHFEPWIREQLRRFALQDIPGSPSSG